tttaaacaacaacacaaaacaaGCCTAAAGCTTTTTGCTAaatataagattaaaaaaaatttataatttttatattaaatatgtgacaACAAActtaaacttattttattttttaaattgagatgaaaagaaaaagtaaataagcaaACATGAAAAAGTTTCGAATGGactctgatttttattttattattttatggcgacttgtaagaaattgacacgtcaataattataaaaactaAACCAAAGTATTGTTGTAGCTACAGTGGTACAATGTATTGTAATAACAATAAgtattgtaacattttttaaaacatttattttcagttgtggttgactacagtctcatattttattattttatttcgacttgtaagaaattgacacgtcaattattgtgaaaatattgtgaaatttgttgtgtcagtataacaatataaatgtcagcttacatcaatatttaaaagaaataaaaaaaaaaaaaaagacaaacgGATTaccgaagaagaaaaaaaaaaccaatctcatattttattttattattttatttcgacttgtaaaaaattgacatgCCAATAATcgtaaaatttgttatgtcagtataacaatataaatgtcagcttacatcaatatttaaaaggaaaaaaaaaaacacaaactgattattgggaaaaaaaaaacacggtAGCTACAATGCCAATTGAATAAACAAAAGTgttgaataaacaaaaaaaaaaaaaaaaactcactaaaTCAAAACACTGTCTACAGTACTGCATAGTGCAAAATCACTGAATGTATAGTGCCAAGACACTGTAGCTAGCCGTTgtttatatagttaatagattttattattgtttaaggcCTGGGCatgcctttctttttcttttctttttttcttcttctggcAGTAAAGTTgccttttctttccctttttttttttttttcccctattcttttttttcttttgattttctatggGCTGGgcgtgagttttttttttttttttaactagacgtgattttttttggaacatgatttttattttttaaataaatttgagagattgttctttttttgtgcttatttgtcacttttttttttttaattgggcatcattCTTTAATAAGGgcatatgagtaaatttattcaaacttattttttctatctctccacttttccactctcaaccaaaataagagagaaaataaaatattttttatcctcccacttttctatccttccaccattttctatcctcccactttttctctcttctaaCCCAACGGACCCTAGAGATCATTTGATCATGCAAGATACATCAAtgatattttcaaattcaaTGGACAAATTgcttgataataattttttttccgtaccaattttttagagaaattatTCACTGCACTTGGAAAACCACGTTAGCAATAATTAGCTGTCTTTTAAACTAGTAATTTAATGCCATATGATTGAGTCATATCTACTCACAATCCTaatcataacaaaaaataaaataaaattctacatGGTATTGGCCTTAATGcaactacataaaataaaattctgacttgacaaaaattaatgtaTGAAATAGTCAAGTCACCCTCTCTTATTAATGAGTACTGAAATGTTTTTGATCCTAATTGGGAAAAAGCATACGGGCAATtgtcaagttttattttattaatagatGATTCAAATCTATAGTGTGTTCTCCATAATTATTGTGCTGATTCAATGTGATTGAGATGaactttttttccccattttggTCAGAGGAAAGGAATTGCCGGGCTTCCTAGCCTTGCTTTTGAAGCTTCATTTTGATGTAAGAAATAATTGTAGAATTTTCCGGTCAACTTCCTACCTAACGATTGATAGATGAGATGCAAGCTGACATTGGGTTCTTAGTTTAACTTCTTAGTGGAAGACTGGAAGTCACTTGAAATACATCATATCTCTATTCACGCATTATGTTCAGCAGCATATCGCACTAATGAGTAATTCTAGAACTGCattcttttttcacaattacTTATGTGATCGACTATAATTGGTTGTCTATGACTTTCACATAGACTCATCACTTTTTTCCCACCATTCATAATTTGTCGCATcagaattttgacaaatttataagCACAAAATGGTGTggttctagattttttttccactcAAATTCTTTAAGAGTTCTTAGGTAAGCTCAATCTattcattttgaaattaatgaaatgaatttTGCTACATCATCAACAAATAAGATAGATACCAAATTGGTGATAGCCAACCTTAAATTAAATGTTGATAACAAGGCTAAATCCAATTCACTTActttaaaatgaatatataagaTTTGTTTAGGAAGAAGTTACCCTAAGTAAGAATGGTAATGGGGCGAGACAAGGTCAGATCAAAGTGCCAATTTCTTGGCCCATCACATCTTTGgggcaaaaaaaatatatttgtgagtTGTAGGGCTATAAAGTAGCTTAACCTTGTTGAGTAATGAATGATCGAACTTGATTAGACAACAAAAGTGAATTGTTCACAAGCCTACAAATAATGTTTAAGCTTGACTTGATTCTCTTTTTGGGACATTCATCTTGTTCACGGGAATTGTAATGTTCTTACTCATTTGCTTGTTGCCTAGACTTCTTGACTTCTTGTACTACTGTCTGGGGCCTTTAACCATATCATCCATGAGACCATGATCCAtcccatcttcttctttttttttcttttcttttctttttttttgagaaaacatcCCCCATCTTGGGTTCTCTTATAGGATGAAGATGGCTTGCCCCCTTGACTAGCTTTTGTTTTACAATTGATTTAATTAATGATACTTACTCATTCGGGAacggaaataaaaaataaaagaaccagttaacaaaataatttaccAATTTCGAATTAATAGAAGACTTGCGTTCTCATAAAAAACAGCTCCAAAGTGTTTATGTTGTTCTTTACTTCTTTAATAGGgagtcattttttttatagcagaACAAGGAATCCATAACATCTCATTTGCAAACCATTTAGTTTCCCACTCCAATATATAACAGAAAGATGCGGAAATAACATATTCGTAATACATAATTCACCTTCCAACTTGACTTGGCGACGCATAATTTTCGTTGAGTAGCCTATTAACGAACTATGATGAATAATATAAGATAAACTAGACCAATGTGGtgatagtaattttttaaaatcaacagCATCATGTAgacattaatttctttttcaataaatcTGCACCAGTTCTTGGAAGATCTTCATGGACGAAGCTGGCAAACCCATTAGCACATTTATGCTTTTCCTTTCTTTGCCATGAGACAAGAACAAAGTCACTTCCTTCTCAGGCAATGCCACTGGCCCTGATAGAACAGGTTCCCCCCATCCAAAGTCTGTTGTGTGGAAAGATAGCCTGGACCAAGTAGTGATCAAAAGGGTGGAAGACAAAGATGGCCTAGCTCTTGTCATTTCAAAATAATCTATGGCTGATCTCATATAACTATCTGTGACCATCTTAATTGCATTCTTAACCAACCCCACTGCAAATGAAAGTGGCTTTTCTAGTAGTTCACCTGCTTGGCATATAGAATTTGTTAACACAATTCCATTGCCAAAGTACCCTTTTGGAAGTGGTGGGTTAAATTTAGCCCTCCCATCAACAGCAAATAGGAGCTTTGTTTTTTGGTCAGGCAGAAACCCCAGTGCCTCAGTTCTAGTTTTCCATACAAATGCCGAGAGGACTTCAAATGTAGTGCACTTGTCAAGAACCCCATTTTCCATGGCTTTCATCTTTAGTTTGTCTAGCTTCTCAGGGTCAAAACAGAAGGACCTATACACCAATTCATCATTATAAATGTCACTGATGCAGGACTTGTCTTCTATCTCGGCAAATTCCTGATGCTGGTGCTCTATCTCTGGCGGGTTTCGGGCCTTGAGTAAGCTTCTGTTTAGGAATGGAGGGACAGCTAGTGGCAAGCCTCTGGCTGTTTCACCCCATGAGTTCACGAACTCCATAGCACCAATGCCATCAAACATACAATGATTCATGCACAGCCCAAGAACAAATCCTCCACACTTGAACTTAGTCACCTGGAGGAGAAAATTAACACTTAACAGTGATCTCCCAAGTTGTGAGAGGTCTCATGCATGAACTTGAAAGAAAGATAGGGAGATCCTATTATGTACACACACAGTTTTTGCATACTGGTATGgttaaattttgagaaaattatacACATGTAAGTGACTGCAAAGACATCCTAAATTCATTTAGCTCAGGAAGACCATTGTGAATGTGACTTGTGATAATGTCTTTACTAAATCCTTCTCTTCAATTACGTACAACAAAGAACTACAACTAGAAATAAAGTCAAATATATTTTGAGGGGTTTACATACCTGAGCCACCAAGGGAGGCACCTCTAG
This genomic stretch from Castanea sativa cultivar Marrone di Chiusa Pesio chromosome 1, ASM4071231v1 harbors:
- the LOC142644063 gene encoding omega-hydroxypalmitate O-feruloyl transferase-like, which gives rise to MVVEVQESAVMESCNGNVFQLSVKQGEPTLVPPAEETEKGLYFLSNLDQNIAVIVRTIYCFKSDEIGNEKAWEVIRNALEKVLVHYYPLAGRLTISSEGKLIVDCNGEGAIFVEAEANCSMKEIGDITKPDPETLRKLVYDIPGAKNILEVPPLVAQVTKFKCGGFVLGLCMNHCMFDGIGAMEFVNSWGETARGLPLAVPPFLNRSLLKARNPPEIEHQHQEFAEIEDKSCISDIYNDELVYRSFCFDPEKLDKLKMKAMENGVLDKCTTFEVLSAFVWKTRTEALGFLPDQKTKLLFAVDGRAKFNPPLPKGYFGNGIVLTNSICQAGELLEKPLSFAVGLVKNAIKMVTDSYMRSAIDYFEMTRARPSLSSTLLITTWSRLSFHTTDFGWGEPVLSGPVALPEKEVTLFLSHGKERKSINVLMGLPASSMKIFQELVQIY